The segment GCCGCGGCATCCAGAAGGCCACCAACGCCGTGGTCGAGGCCATCAAGGCCGACTCCACCGAGGTTTCCACCCAGGAGCAGATCGCCAACGTCGGCACCATTTCGGCGGGCGACGCCGAGATCGGCTCCAAGATCGCCGAGGCCATGAACGCGGTCGGCAAGGACGGCGCCATCTCCGTCGAGGAGAGCCAGACCTTCGGCATCGAGATGGACATCGTCGAGGGCATGCAGTACGAGCGCGGCTACATCTCCCCCTACATGGCCACCGACATGGAGCGCATGGAGGCCAACCTGAACGAGCCCTTCATCCTGCTGACCGACCAGAAGGTCAACAGCATCCAGGAGATCGTGCCCCTGCTCGAGAGCATCATGAAGTCCGGCCGCTCCCTGCTCATCGTCGCCGAAGACGTCGAGGGCGAGGCTCTGGCCACCCTGCTTCTGAACAAGCTGCGCGGCACCCTGAACGTCGCCGCCATCAAGGCCCCCGGCTTCGGCGATCGCCGCAAGCGCATCCTCGAGGACATCGCCGTCGTCACCGGCGGCCAGGTCATCGACAAGGACTTCGGCATGAGCCTGTCCGAGGCCACCATCGACATGCTGGGCACCGCCAAGTCCGTCAAGGTCACCAAGGAACGCACGCTCATCGTCGACGGCGCCGGCGACAAGAAGGCCATTCAGGACCGCATCGCCATCATCAAGTCCGACCTCACCCGCGCCGACTCCGACTTCGATCGCGAGAAGCTGCAGGAGCGCCTCGCCAAGCTGTCCGGCGGCGTGGCCGTCCTCAAGGTGGGCGCTGCGACCGAGCCCGAGCTCAAGGAGACCAAGAGCCGCATCGAGGATGCCCTTCAGGCCACCCGCGCCGCTGTCGAAGAGGGCATCGTCGCCGGTGGCGGCGTCGCCCTGGTCCACGCCCTTCCCGCGCTCGATGCCGTTCAGGCTGCCGACAAGGACGAGGAAGTGGGCGTGAACATCATCCGCAAGGCTCTCGAGGCCCCGATGCGCGCCATCGCCCAGAACGCCGGCTTCGAGGGAAGCGTCGTGGTCGAGCATGTGAAGGCCCTGCCCAAGGGTGAAGGCCTGAACTGCGCCAACGGCGAGTACGGCAACATGATCGAGATGGGCGTCAACGATCCTGTCAAGGTTACCCGCACCGCACTCGAGTCCGCCGCTTCCGTGGCTGCCCTCATCCTCATCACCGAGGCCACCGTCAACGAGATCCCCAAGGATCCCGAGCCGATGCCCGCTGCTCCCGGCGGCA is part of the Berryella intestinalis genome and harbors:
- the groL gene encoding chaperonin GroEL (60 kDa chaperone family; promotes refolding of misfolded polypeptides especially under stressful conditions; forms two stacked rings of heptamers to form a barrel-shaped 14mer; ends can be capped by GroES; misfolded proteins enter the barrel where they are refolded when GroES binds), producing the protein MAKDILFESEARGSLASGVKKLADTVKVTLGPKGRYVAIEKSYGAPLITNDGVTVAREIELENPVENMGAQLIREAAVKTNDVAGDGTTTATVLADVIVSEGLRNVTAGADALGIRRGIQKATNAVVEAIKADSTEVSTQEQIANVGTISAGDAEIGSKIAEAMNAVGKDGAISVEESQTFGIEMDIVEGMQYERGYISPYMATDMERMEANLNEPFILLTDQKVNSIQEIVPLLESIMKSGRSLLIVAEDVEGEALATLLLNKLRGTLNVAAIKAPGFGDRRKRILEDIAVVTGGQVIDKDFGMSLSEATIDMLGTAKSVKVTKERTLIVDGAGDKKAIQDRIAIIKSDLTRADSDFDREKLQERLAKLSGGVAVLKVGAATEPELKETKSRIEDALQATRAAVEEGIVAGGGVALVHALPALDAVQAADKDEEVGVNIIRKALEAPMRAIAQNAGFEGSVVVEHVKALPKGEGLNCANGEYGNMIEMGVNDPVKVTRTALESAASVAALILITEATVNEIPKDPEPMPAAPGGMGGMGGMM